cttccttccttggcaattggggaaactgagaccctgTGAAGTGTGGTGAAATGAACAAGTTCACAGGACTAGCTCCTGACAGAGTTAGACTTGCAATCAGATTTTTGGAATCTCCTTGAATTTCGCACTCTCTTCAGATCCGAAGCTGTAACGAGAACTCAGTGACCTCAGTGGCATGCCTGAACTTGAAAATCATCCCCTGAACATCAGAAGCTCCTGATGATGAAGGGTGGCCCTGGGCACAGTGGCCGAGTGGATAGCACAAGCATAAAGGTCCCCTCCAGGCAGCTTTAGTCCTGGGCTCCTGGTCCCAACTGGGGTTGGGAGCCCCAGGTTCTGGCAGGTGGCCTGGACAGCAGCAGTCAGACTGCGGATCTGAATGAGGTAGGAGGAAGGCAGAGCTCAGTGGGGAACCACTCAGAGCTCAGCAGGTCAGGTGTTTATGATGCCCCCACTCCAGCCCCTGTGCTGAAGTCCATGCAGCAGCTCACCAAGACAGCAGCCTTGGGCACTTGGGAGAAAACATAAACCAAGCCCATTGACCGCTTTTGAAACTGAGAGCAAGTCACTATGGATACTTACTGAAAAGATGAATTACAGAAAGAATGGGTTTCTTCTGTGCATGGGATGGATGGCATGAAACAAAGGGAGGCATGGGGAAcagtgggggaaaagagagaaggggcagggggacTCTCAAGGCCCACAGGGAGGGCTTCAGGGCCCAGGGACAGGGCTAGGCCAGGTAGGAGCGGTTGGGTAAATGCAGGATCGCTTGGGTGGACTTCTCATTTCAGCTGAGCTACCCCGATCATTCTCTGGGCTTCAAGCCATGGAAACCTCCCATGTGTCCCACTGAGCAACTGAAAAGCACAGGGGCTCACTCTACTTCCTGGTGCGATTTTGGTTTATCAAAAGGAAGATTGTGCATGATCAGAAAGCCACACCCGACCAACATAAAGAGCCTTGTGTGTTTCCCATGCTCCACAAACATAAATACCTATGAAGAAGGCTGGCATCAAACCAAAGGAGTGGTAACCCATGAGATGATCCCTTCTGGGTTTCCCATCTCAGAGCAGTCACCACAGGGTTGCTTGGAAGCAGGTGCACAAGCAGCTCTTTAGAGCCTTTCTCCAGCCCCCACACTCAGTCTCTTTGCCTTCTCCCTAACTTTCTGCCTCCATGTGCCTACCCCATTCCCACTTTATCTCAACTACCTTCCACTTTCCATCAAAACCCAAAACGGCTCTTCTCCAGTGAGGAACAAAAATAATTCATCTTGCAAACCTGGGAGCTGCAACCCATCCGGGAACAGATGGTACATTTGTGCTTACAGGGAGGGCCACCAAACCTGCAGACTACCATCAACGCTGCTGGGACACAGAGCAGAAGGGCGTATGAGCTCCTTCCGGCCTGGAACTAGCACATGCGGCTCCTCCCGCTGGCATCCTTCTAAACGGCGGACTGGTTTTCATTGCACACATAGACTGTGCTGGGCTGGATTCTCCTCCGGATCCGCTCAGGCACTTTGGGAAGGATTTGGACAGTCTGGGGCAGCAGCTCAATGCAGGCCTCACGGAATTTTTTGATTCTCCAGCAGTAGACAATGGGGTTGAAGACGGACTTGAGGTAGCTGAGCCACAGGACGCAGGAGCTGGTGGTGTAGAAGGAGGAGCTGCAGTAGAAGCCCTGACTGAACACCGACAGCAGGCTGTAGACCGAGTGCGGCAGCCAGCAGAGCGAGAAGCCCACGAAGAGGATCAGGATGGTGGTGCAGGCCTTGGTCTTGAAGCTCAAGTCCAAGCTGACCTGCTGTTGCCGCTGCAGCCTCCGTAGGCCAGCCCTGGTGAGCTGTCTGAGGTCCAGGCTGTCGGACTCGTTGTGCACGCGGATGGCGTTCTTGCGGACCGTGTGCAGAATGCACAGGTAGGAGCACAGCATGACGCTGAAGGGCACGAAGAACACagccaccaccagcaccaccacgtAGGCGCGCTCTGCTGGGAACTCCGTGTAGCCCAGTACGCACTGCGGGGCCCGCGCCGGCACCTCCATGAACGTCGGGCCAGCCAGCGAGGGCGCTGACACGCAGAACGACAGCGCCCAGGAAACGGCGATGATCCTCTTGGCCCGCCGCGGGTTCAGCTTGTCCTGGCGTTGGACGATGATGAGGAAGCGGTCCACACTGATGATGAGCAGGATGGCCACGCCCTCCAGGACAAAAAACCAGTAAAGGGTGGCTGAGAGCCGGCAGAAGTAATCCCCAAAGTGCCAGTGGACCGTGATCAAGGTGACGGCCGTGAAAGGCATGCAGCATAAGGACAGCATGATGTCAGAG
This genomic interval from Mustela lutreola isolate mMusLut2 chromosome 9, mMusLut2.pri, whole genome shotgun sequence contains the following:
- the GPR45 gene encoding probable G-protein coupled receptor 45; translation: MMACNSSTTETYQYLLLNGSNMSASGVTTPSAPLRISLAIIMMLMIVVGFLGNSVVCIIVYQRPAMRSAINLLLATLAFSDIMLSLCCMPFTAVTLITVHWHFGDYFCRLSATLYWFFVLEGVAILLIISVDRFLIIVQRQDKLNPRRAKRIIAVSWALSFCVSAPSLAGPTFMEVPARAPQCVLGYTEFPAERAYVVVLVVAVFFVPFSVMLCSYLCILHTVRKNAIRVHNESDSLDLRQLTRAGLRRLQRQQQVSLDLSFKTKACTTILILFVGFSLCWLPHSVYSLLSVFSQGFYCSSSFYTTSSCVLWLSYLKSVFNPIVYCWRIKKFREACIELLPQTVQILPKVPERIRRRIQPSTVYVCNENQSAV